A region of Bacillus cabrialesii DNA encodes the following proteins:
- a CDS encoding glucose-6-phosphate isomerase, producing MTHVRFDYSKALTFFNEHELTYLRDFVKTAHHNIHEKTGAGSDFLGWVDLPEHYDKEEFARIKKSAEKIKSDSDVLLVVGIGGSYLGARAAIEALNHAFYNTLPKAKRGNPQVIFIGNNISSSYMRDVMDLLEDVDFSINVISKSGTTTEPAIAFRIFRKLLEEKYGKEEAKARIYATTDKERGALKTLSNEEGFESFVIPDDVGGRYSVLTAVGLLPIAVSGVNIDDMMKGAFDASKDFATSELEENPAYQYAVVRNVLYNKGKTIEMLINYEPALQYFAEWWKQLFGESEGKDEKGIYPSSANYSTDLHSLGQYVQEGRRDLFETVLNVEKPKHELTIEEADNDLDGLNYLAGKTIDFVNKKAFQGTMLAHTDGNVPNLIVNIPELNAYTFGYLVYFFEKACAMSGYLLGVNPFDQPGVEAYKVNMFALLGKPGFEEKKAELEKRLED from the coding sequence ATGACGCATGTACGCTTTGACTACTCAAAAGCGTTGACTTTCTTCAACGAACATGAACTTACATATCTGCGGGACTTTGTAAAAACAGCACACCATAATATTCATGAAAAAACAGGCGCTGGCAGCGATTTTCTAGGCTGGGTTGACCTCCCTGAACATTATGATAAAGAAGAATTTGCACGCATCAAAAAAAGCGCGGAAAAAATCAAATCTGACTCTGATGTATTGCTTGTTGTCGGCATCGGCGGCTCTTACCTCGGCGCGCGGGCTGCAATTGAAGCGCTTAATCACGCGTTTTATAATACATTGCCAAAAGCAAAACGCGGCAATCCGCAAGTCATTTTCATCGGAAACAACATCAGTTCATCTTATATGAGGGATGTCATGGATCTTCTTGAAGATGTTGACTTCTCTATTAATGTGATTTCTAAATCAGGTACAACAACTGAACCTGCAATCGCTTTCCGTATTTTCCGCAAGCTTCTTGAAGAGAAATACGGCAAGGAAGAAGCGAAAGCGCGTATCTACGCAACAACTGATAAAGAGCGCGGCGCGTTAAAAACGCTTTCTAACGAAGAAGGATTCGAATCATTTGTTATTCCTGATGATGTCGGCGGCCGTTATTCTGTATTAACAGCTGTAGGCCTTTTGCCGATTGCTGTCAGCGGCGTCAACATTGACGACATGATGAAAGGCGCGTTTGATGCGAGCAAAGATTTTGCAACATCTGAATTGGAAGAAAACCCTGCATACCAATATGCAGTTGTTCGCAATGTGCTTTATAATAAGGGCAAAACAATCGAAATGCTCATCAACTACGAGCCGGCGCTTCAATATTTTGCAGAATGGTGGAAGCAGCTGTTCGGAGAAAGTGAAGGGAAAGATGAGAAGGGCATTTATCCATCTTCAGCCAACTATTCAACAGACCTTCATTCATTAGGACAGTACGTACAAGAAGGCCGCAGAGATTTATTCGAAACGGTGCTGAACGTAGAGAAGCCGAAACATGAACTGACAATCGAAGAAGCGGATAACGATCTTGACGGCTTGAACTATTTAGCCGGAAAAACGATTGATTTCGTTAACAAGAAAGCGTTCCAAGGCACGATGCTCGCCCATACAGACGGAAATGTGCCGAACTTAATCGTCAACATTCCTGAGCTGAATGCATATACTTTTGGATACCTTGTATATTTCTTCGAAAAAGCCTGCGCGATGAGCGGTTATCTCCTTGGCGTCAATCCATTTGACCAGCCTGGAGTAGAGGCGTATAAAGTCAATATGTTTGCGTTGCTCGGCAAACCTGGCTTTGAAGAGAAAAAAGCAGAGCTTGAAAAACGTCTGGAAGATTAA
- a CDS encoding iron-containing alcohol dehydrogenase — MENFTYYNPTKLIFGKGQLEQLRKELKQYGKNVLLVYGGGSIKRNGLYDQVTGLLKEEEAVVHELSGVEPNPRLATVEKGIALCREHDIDFLLAVGGGSVIDCTKAIAAGVKYDGDAWDIFSKKVTAKDALPFGTVLTLAATGSEMNPDSVITNWETNEKYVWGSNVTHPRFSILDPENTFTVPENQTVYGMVDMMSHVFEQYFHNVENTPLQDRMCFAVLQTVIETAPKLLEDLENYELRETILYAGTIALNGTLQMGYFGDWASHTMEHAVSAVYDIPHAGGLAILFPNWMRYTLDTNVGRFKNLMLNMFDIDTEGKTDKEIALEGIDKLSAFWTSLGAPSRLADYDIGEEKLELIADIAAKEMEHGGFGNFQKLNKDDVLAILRASL, encoded by the coding sequence ATGGAGAATTTTACTTATTATAATCCGACGAAGCTGATCTTCGGAAAAGGCCAGCTTGAACAATTAAGAAAAGAATTAAAACAATACGGCAAGAATGTGCTGCTCGTCTACGGAGGCGGAAGCATTAAACGCAACGGCCTCTACGATCAAGTCACAGGCCTTCTAAAAGAAGAAGAGGCTGTTGTTCATGAGTTGTCAGGTGTAGAGCCGAACCCGCGTCTAGCGACTGTTGAAAAAGGCATTGCTCTATGCAGAGAACATGACATTGATTTTCTGCTCGCTGTCGGAGGCGGAAGCGTTATTGACTGCACAAAAGCGATTGCTGCCGGTGTCAAATATGACGGCGACGCTTGGGATATTTTCAGCAAAAAAGTAACAGCAAAGGATGCGCTGCCGTTCGGCACTGTTTTAACTCTTGCTGCGACAGGCTCTGAAATGAACCCGGATTCCGTGATTACAAACTGGGAAACAAACGAGAAATATGTATGGGGCAGCAATGTGACTCATCCGCGTTTCTCTATTTTAGATCCGGAAAATACATTCACCGTTCCAGAAAATCAAACAGTATACGGCATGGTTGACATGATGAGCCACGTATTCGAACAATACTTCCACAATGTTGAAAATACGCCGCTTCAGGATAGAATGTGCTTTGCTGTTTTGCAGACGGTCATCGAAACAGCTCCTAAGCTTCTTGAAGATCTGGAAAACTACGAGCTTCGTGAAACGATTTTGTATGCTGGTACAATCGCTTTAAACGGCACGCTGCAAATGGGCTACTTTGGTGACTGGGCTTCTCATACAATGGAACACGCCGTTTCAGCTGTGTATGATATTCCGCATGCGGGCGGTTTGGCGATACTGTTCCCGAACTGGATGAGATATACACTTGATACAAATGTAGGCCGCTTCAAAAACCTCATGCTCAACATGTTTGACATCGATACTGAAGGCAAAACAGATAAAGAAATCGCGCTTGAGGGCATCGACAAGCTGTCTGCGTTCTGGACAAGCCTCGGCGCGCCTTCCCGCCTTGCTGATTACGATATCGGAGAAGAAAAGCTTGAGCTGATTGCTGATATCGCAGCCAAAGAAATGGAACACGGCGGCTTCGGAAACTTCCAAAAACTGAACAAAGATGACGTGCTTGCCATCCTTCGCGCGTCTCTATAA
- a CDS encoding iron-containing alcohol dehydrogenase, with protein sequence MQNFTYWNPTKLIFGRGEVERLPEELKPYGKNVLLVYGGGSIKRSGLYDQVIEQLNKAEVTVHELAGVEPNPRVSTVNKGVAICKEHNIDFLLAVGGGSVIDCTKAIAAGAKYDGDAWDIVTKKHQPKDALPFGTVLTLAATGSEMNSGSVITNWETKEKYGWGSPLVFPKFSILDPVNTFTVPKNHTIYGMVDMMSHVFEQYFHHVSNTPYQDRMCESLLRTVIETAPKLINDLENYELRETILYTGTIALNGMLSMGARGDWATHNIEHAVSAVYDIPHAGGLAILFPNWMRHTLSENPARMKQLAVRVFDVEEAGKTDEEIALEGIDKLSAFWSSLGAPNRLADYDINDEQLDTIADKAMANGTFGQFKSLNKEDVLAILKASL encoded by the coding sequence ATGCAAAACTTTACATACTGGAATCCGACCAAATTAATTTTCGGGCGCGGTGAAGTGGAAAGACTGCCGGAGGAACTCAAACCTTACGGAAAAAACGTATTGCTCGTCTACGGAGGCGGAAGCATTAAGCGCAGCGGCTTGTATGATCAAGTGATTGAACAGCTGAATAAAGCCGAAGTGACCGTGCATGAATTAGCTGGGGTAGAACCGAATCCGCGTGTGTCGACTGTTAATAAAGGTGTTGCCATCTGCAAAGAACACAACATTGATTTCTTGCTGGCTGTCGGAGGGGGAAGTGTAATCGACTGTACAAAAGCGATTGCCGCGGGAGCGAAGTATGATGGTGATGCGTGGGATATCGTCACGAAAAAACATCAGCCGAAGGATGCCTTGCCATTCGGTACTGTACTGACTCTCGCTGCGACGGGTTCTGAAATGAACTCAGGATCGGTTATTACAAACTGGGAAACAAAAGAAAAATACGGCTGGGGCAGCCCGCTCGTATTCCCTAAATTCTCAATTCTTGATCCGGTGAATACGTTCACCGTTCCTAAAAATCACACGATCTACGGTATGGTTGACATGATGAGCCACGTATTCGAACAATACTTCCATCATGTATCAAACACGCCGTATCAGGACCGTATGTGTGAATCACTTCTGCGTACAGTCATTGAAACAGCGCCTAAGCTGATCAATGATCTCGAAAATTACGAATTGCGTGAGACGATCCTGTACACAGGAACAATCGCATTAAACGGCATGCTGTCTATGGGTGCAAGAGGGGATTGGGCAACTCATAATATTGAACATGCAGTATCAGCCGTTTATGATATTCCGCATGCCGGCGGATTGGCGATTTTGTTCCCTAACTGGATGAGACACACGCTGTCTGAAAATCCTGCCCGTATGAAACAGCTTGCAGTTCGTGTGTTTGATGTTGAAGAAGCAGGTAAAACTGATGAGGAAATCGCACTTGAAGGCATCGATAAGCTGTCTGCATTCTGGTCAAGCCTTGGCGCTCCAAACCGTCTTGCTGATTACGATATTAATGACGAGCAGCTTGACACAATTGCTGACAAGGCAATGGCGAACGGGACATTCGGCCAGTTTAAATCACTCAACAAAGAAGATGTGCTTGCCATTTTAAAAGCATCACTATAA
- a CDS encoding DUF378 domain-containing protein, which produces MSTIQRICLVLTIIGAINWGLIGFFQFDLVAAIFGGQGSALSRIIYGLVGIAGLINLGLLFKPNEERSREEAANPEMR; this is translated from the coding sequence ATGAGTACCATTCAAAGAATTTGTCTTGTATTAACGATCATTGGCGCTATTAACTGGGGACTGATCGGATTTTTCCAATTTGACTTAGTAGCGGCCATCTTCGGCGGCCAAGGGTCAGCCCTTTCCCGCATCATTTACGGTCTTGTCGGTATCGCCGGCTTAATCAACCTCGGTCTGCTGTTTAAGCCAAACGAGGAAAGATCACGTGAAGAGGCAGCAAATCCTGAAATGCGATAG
- the yugI gene encoding S1 domain-containing post-transcriptional regulator GSP13, giving the protein MAAKFEVGSVYTGKVTGLQAYGAFVALDEETQGLVHISEVTHGFVKDINEHLSVGDEVQVKVLAVDEEKGKISLSIRATQAAPEKKESKPRKPKAAQVSEEASAPQGFNTLKDKLEEWIEMSNRKDLIKK; this is encoded by the coding sequence ATGGCAGCAAAATTTGAAGTGGGCAGTGTTTACACTGGTAAAGTTACAGGATTACAAGCGTATGGTGCGTTTGTTGCATTAGATGAAGAAACTCAAGGTTTAGTACACATTTCTGAAGTGACTCACGGTTTCGTAAAAGATATTAACGAGCACCTTTCAGTTGGCGATGAAGTACAAGTAAAAGTACTTGCTGTTGATGAAGAAAAAGGAAAAATCAGCCTTTCAATTCGTGCGACACAAGCTGCGCCTGAGAAAAAAGAAAGCAAACCAAGAAAACCTAAAGCTGCGCAAGTAAGCGAAGAAGCTTCTGCACCACAAGGTTTCAACACATTAAAAGATAAGCTTGAAGAGTGGATTGAAATGTCCAACCGCAAAGATCTTATCAAAAAATAA
- a CDS encoding aminotransferase yields the protein MTSYLSDYVQQIKPSGIRKFFDLAATMEGVISLGVGEPDFVTAWNVREASILSLEQGYTSYTANAGLYSLREEISRYLSSRFDLSYSPDNELIVTVGASQALDIAIRAIVNPGEEVIIPEPCFVAYDALVSLAGGIPVHVHTTAEKGFKATAADFEAAVTEKTKAILICSPSNPTGSVYSKEELNDIAEFAKKHDVIVLADEIYAELTYDEEFTSIAALPGMKERTVVISGFSKAFAMTGWRLGFAAAPSVLRDAMLKIHQYAMMCAPAMAQFAALEGLKNGMEDVEKMKKSYRRRRNLFVESLNEIGLSCHHPGGAFYAFPSIKSTGMSSEQFAEELLTQEKVAVVPGSVFGPSGEGYIRCSYATSIEQLQEALVRMKRFLHKTT from the coding sequence ATGACTTCGTATTTATCTGACTATGTACAACAAATAAAACCGTCCGGCATCCGCAAATTCTTTGATTTGGCGGCAACGATGGAAGGCGTCATTTCTTTAGGCGTCGGCGAACCTGATTTTGTTACTGCATGGAATGTCCGCGAAGCAAGCATTCTCTCCCTTGAACAAGGATATACGTCCTACACTGCCAATGCCGGTTTATACTCATTGCGTGAGGAAATCAGCCGTTATTTAAGCAGCAGGTTTGACCTTAGCTACTCGCCGGACAATGAGCTGATTGTGACAGTAGGGGCAAGTCAGGCATTGGATATTGCGATCCGCGCCATTGTGAATCCAGGGGAGGAAGTCATCATTCCTGAGCCGTGTTTTGTGGCATACGATGCGCTTGTTTCTTTGGCAGGCGGCATCCCGGTCCATGTTCATACAACAGCAGAAAAAGGATTTAAAGCAACGGCTGCGGATTTTGAAGCGGCAGTCACTGAAAAGACGAAAGCCATTCTCATCTGCTCGCCATCGAATCCGACAGGTTCGGTTTATTCGAAGGAAGAGCTGAATGATATTGCTGAGTTTGCCAAAAAACATGATGTAATCGTCTTAGCCGACGAAATCTACGCGGAGCTGACATATGATGAGGAATTTACAAGCATAGCGGCATTACCGGGAATGAAGGAACGGACGGTTGTCATCTCAGGCTTTTCAAAAGCGTTTGCGATGACGGGCTGGAGGCTCGGTTTTGCCGCAGCGCCATCCGTGCTTCGGGATGCCATGCTTAAAATTCATCAGTATGCGATGATGTGCGCACCGGCAATGGCTCAGTTTGCCGCCCTTGAAGGCCTGAAGAACGGCATGGAAGACGTAGAAAAAATGAAAAAAAGCTACCGGAGAAGACGGAATTTGTTTGTAGAATCGCTCAATGAAATCGGCCTCAGCTGTCATCATCCGGGCGGCGCTTTCTATGCTTTTCCATCCATCAAAAGCACGGGAATGAGCTCGGAGCAGTTTGCCGAGGAGCTTCTGACACAGGAAAAAGTCGCTGTTGTTCCGGGAAGTGTGTTTGGCCCGAGCGGTGAAGGATATATTCGCTGTTCATACGCAACCTCGATCGAGCAGCTTCAAGAAGCATTAGTCAGAATGAAACGCTTCCTGCACAAAACAACATAA
- a CDS encoding Lrp/AsnC family transcriptional regulator: MKLTEKETEILEILDENSRADLETIAKMAGIPVNEVQTIIDKLEKEKVIIDYSAMIDWRKVDGHEGVTAMIDVKVTPKRGVGFDEVAERIYRFQEVESVYLMSGVYDLSVVIRGNSMSDVARFVSDKLSTLDSVVSTTTHFILKKYKHDGKVFETGDDDKRIVVSP, from the coding sequence ATGAAATTGACAGAAAAAGAAACAGAAATATTAGAAATTTTAGACGAAAACAGCCGCGCCGATTTAGAAACAATCGCAAAGATGGCGGGCATCCCTGTAAATGAAGTGCAAACCATTATTGACAAGCTGGAAAAAGAAAAGGTTATCATCGATTATTCCGCTATGATTGACTGGCGAAAAGTCGACGGACATGAAGGCGTCACGGCCATGATTGACGTCAAAGTAACGCCGAAGCGGGGAGTCGGTTTTGATGAAGTGGCGGAACGGATTTACCGATTCCAAGAGGTTGAATCCGTTTACCTGATGTCAGGTGTATACGATTTGTCTGTCGTGATTCGCGGCAATTCAATGTCTGACGTAGCGCGTTTTGTTTCAGATAAACTATCCACGCTCGATTCAGTTGTATCCACGACAACCCATTTTATCCTGAAAAAATACAAGCATGACGGCAAAGTGTTTGAAACAGGAGACGACGACAAAAGAATCGTGGTGTCACCGTAA